The DNA region tatgtatacacacacacacacacgcgcacacacaaaGTATCTTATCTAATGATAACAAACTAAATtcttatgaaatatatgtacTGCTGcttctaatatatttcatcaaagaatatatcttaaaactttattttatttactaataaaaataacacaaACAAAATTCTCTATGATTTGAGATAacgtgataaaaaattattttgtttaactCACAGTAGCTACACCTTGAACTTGAGCTGTTGTACCATCCGGTAACGTAATGATAGGATTACTTGGATCCACTTGAATTATAGACACTGTACCATCAGGATTCGTTATTGTCTGTAACACTGCTGTTGGATACTGTGCCGTCATCtgtaatatacaaattttgattacaatattaataattttttatttctctttgatttaattaataattatttaaaattcgaaattttatttgaattttaacgAACATGATTTTAATCGACCTAAtaggatgaaaataaataaatatattctttatattgtcaaaaatattaaatactattatatacaattctgtaatattagaaataaagcTAGATTCAACTCAAATAAGGGAAACTAAACACATGAACTGAAACGTGGCAAATCCGCGTGAAAAAATACGTCTCCaaacttcatatttttgttctccTAAATAGAATCAGGAATTTAAAGAAACAACATGATAATATGGTTCAAAAAACTTAATGGTTTAGTTCGAAATTTTCTTAGCAGATATTTTGTTGCATTATTTAcctattatacgatatattactatatgtacacacatatatatatatattatgtattaatattagttgatgaaaaatttaatgaaacacATTTTATCATATTGTTTCAAATTATTCCCTTTTCTTCAATAAACTCTATCCACTCCCACCTGAGTGGCAGTGGCAAGAGCTGTGGGAGATGCAGCAATGATTTGTGCCGGCGAAGAGTTTCCCTTAGATGAATCCGTGCTGCTGAGACGAACAACTCCCACCGTCTGTTGTTGTTGCGACTGTCCACTTTGACCCTGGCTAGATGAATGTGAAGGATGAGACGAGGAATGAGGAGTTGTCTGTTGTAATAATACAGTAGATTTATCGTCTTCTTCACTGAATGCTGGTAGAAGATCTTCTCTTCCATGAAATTTGTAgcaatttattactatttgtCTTAAAGCATGTGTCCAAGAAATCTATAACAATATAAAGACAGTTGTTACGATtcttttaattgataaatgattAAGTTGATTACTAAATATGAaccttttgtttttcatccTCGGAACGTGCATCCATACGAACATTTGCCCAAGGTAACTCTTTTGGCCACCAAGGAGGTCGTGTACTATCCCTTCCCCAACCAGGTTTACCTCTACCTGTAGAATACTTTAACATTAATGGTATAAATGCCCTGAGTTGAGCTTGAGTCATTTTTTCTACAGGTGTAGGAATTCCATCTATTATAAGTGGTGGTAATTCATATAAAGATGGGTCATCCTGAACGGGAGGTGGGGCTTGTTGTGCTAATGCACTTTCAAGTTCCTCCATTATaacatttcttaaattttttactaCATCTTCTAATGGTTTAGCCCCAAAAACTTTGTAGCTACTATTTGGTTTGCCTGGAGTAGCTACTAATACTACAGCTTGTTGTCCCACTCGTGTGGCAAATTCATCTATGGTTTGctgtaagaatataaaaagatgaatgtaaaaaaaaaatcaatattaaaaaagtaagaagaatatacaaaaaaatcacTCTTTTTGTTAGGAAGTAAGaagtttttatacatttataatttcttactCTAAGTTTTCGTAAAAGCCTGTTCTgttgtctttttcttatactGGGATTAGTTTCAAAACTATGAggtcgtttccttttctttgcaGAAACAATAGCAGCAGCTGCAGCTACACCAACAGGGcctatagaaaaatataatcttgatacaaatttttatatcctaTGGTTTTATACAACTTGTATgtcaatataaaatgttaattttgaaaatgttttaaagttattacgtttaataattaattctgaacatgtttaatatattatattgacatatcaacacatatacatgtagtGCATTCAAAGTAAAGAGATGCATAAGCAATAGTAATATAAGACGTGCTCAAAATCTAAGAgatgtattatgtatttacacataatctatatttttatatttaatataattagatgaaaaaaaaaattggattatAAAGTTACTATTACAATCTAGAAGTTGtgcttaaaaataattctcttagattttgtttgaaaaacaaataagGTTGCACATGTACTAACAAATTTTgttgattattttctattaaaatttgtgcacaaaaaatatttttttttaaatatatgtcaTACTATATAGAAAGTatagtaaataagtaaactgTAGCaacaatataaacaataataagtttaatgtaaaaatacCAAAACATAGAAACATCAATTCATactattgataaataaattttaaaaaatatgtcttgcatatgttaaaaataaagcaCATTCTGAGAATAAAAggcataaattaaaaagatgcacgcaaaagaaataaaaacataaaattaaccgaagtaataaaatatgatggTAGACTATATCATACTGCTCTGTCAATGACtgaatgtaattttctttcattaaaagaaatattgttatgaattaatatatagaattacgaattttcattatttttctaatgtatgaaatttcatttagtAAATTTAGTAATTACCAAAACTTGCATCATTGGCAGGCAGGCTCCACTTGCACATATACcgtttcaaaatttttctttttttttttttccctatccTTTTATGACCAATAACACTCCATAAAGAGTcttataagataataaattttacattcatGATTTCTATTTATGTTAATAAAGTGAATGTcaaaaaaaacataattaaattgaaagtatGAAAAATGTTACACAGACTTTTATATactgttaattatttatgttaaattCAAAAAGTAATTTAGTGAAACAGATTGttatacaaaatgaaaatgtttaccTTTGATATAGcagaaaattgatatattgCATTATTCGGAAAATCCGTAGtgacttttaattaaaattacacttatatatatgtttttaagtttattcaataatatattctggaccatgtaaaatatatataaataccatTTTGGAAATAAGTTTTAGCTTCTAAAAATCTAAAAcgtaatatctattttatatttgcaatGCATgtgtacaatatatttttcaaatataaatatattttacatatacatatattttttatatatacttcataAATGGAAATATCAATATTGATAGCTATTAAAAATCACTACAAGctttttgaataattcaagatacaatatataaaaaatattgtagtaatatataaaaataatagtgtAAACAATACTTTTGTAATATCACATCTTATTCTTAGAAACTTGTGGAGACTCTTTAAAGAGAATGATCTCTTATATCTTACGCGTTCATCGCTATTGGTGGTGAAAAGTATCCGAGATTAAATGTACACAAGGTTCCACAGTCAATGATGAACGTTGTTTGTTGCGTTTAACTTGCAAATGGAAGTGATTAAGCCGTAAATAACTCAAGAGGtgataaagcaaaaaaatggAAATCACCATTAGCGTGTTTGATTTGCCAACCTGCTGCAGCTAGCTGGGCTGTCACATCATCGTCCATGGCTGCTGTCAAAAGATCTCCCTCCTCATATGTTTCAGACCCACTACTGggttcatcatcatcatcatcagaaATTCTGTCCATTGTGCCAGACTCTGCATTAGGCAGAGACACCATCTTTTTGTCTTCGTCACCCGTTTtgactttttaatatattgcaATGGCCCAACAAATGTAATTGTAGATCTTGAGATATTCTTTTACATCACCTTATCCTAGTAGAGTAAAGAAATGTTGAGTTAATATCTAAGACAAAatgtatagaaaagaaagcaattaaaatgatatatattaatagttgGAATTACCATGATTTATATATCTCAACAAATAAAAGgcaatttttgatttatagttataaaataatatcctttttataatgattaatataaaatgaaatcctaaagtaaatttatttttaatagataatgcttgttaataaaaataatgcttgttattttcttttttctcaaaaaagatttatataattaatataatttagttaaatGTGTAACTTTTTGTTAACAAGGAAACTTATGTGTGTTACGATCTATGTAAAGAATTAACAGCTTcatagtataatttatttctatttatttgcaATACAACACATACAATAATACTTCATCACATATTAACATActaatattataacatatcatatgtgaagaaattaaaacataCAGGTACAGAGAGATAACAGAGACTATACAATAACAATCATAATATGAATAATCATGAAATATGTGCAAGTACCAGTTATCTCAGtggtaaaaatataaatcaatttgaaattaatctaTTGCAATCCAAATATTAAACATCAACAAAACAAACAATATTAGTATGCagaattgtttaataaaatgtgTTATAACATTTTTGGTATTGTCacaattgttttattaaacagataaaataatataaaatagaattgtAAATGACCTACTATTATGACTTCATCAatgatattacaatttataaatctttgaaatattttatcttgacaaaatatataattaatataaataaaaaaaaattataatatattttaaaaagaaaacataaaggAGGAAAGGGACACACACCACATACATGACAAGAATTATGAAGTTTGAAATACTAAACTTGTACGTCTATTTGCGTTGGAACacgaaaaatcgataaagtGAACGTCATTCGTTTCAAAGTATAGAGGAACATATAACGAGTGGGCACacattgatttaaaaaagagaaaggttgAATTTTACGATTTA from Vespula vulgaris chromosome 8, iyVesVulg1.1, whole genome shotgun sequence includes:
- the LOC127065708 gene encoding DNA-binding protein P3A2 isoform X3, encoding MVSLPNAESGTMDRISDDDDDEPSSGSETYEEGDLLTAAMDDDVTAQLAAAGWQIKHANGPVGVAAAAAIVSAKKRKRPHSFETNPSIRKRQQNRLLRKLRQTIDEFATRVGQQAVVLVATPGKPNSSYKVFGAKPLEDVVKNLRNVIMEELESALAQQAPPPVQDDPSLYELPPLIIDGIPTPVEKMTQAQLRAFIPLMLKYSTGRGKPGWGRDSTRPPWWPKELPWANVRMDARSEDEKQKISWTHALRQIVINCYKFHGREDLLPAFSEEDDKSTVLLQQTTPHSSSHPSHSSSQGQSGQSQQQQTMTAQYPTAVLQTITNPDGTVSIIQVDPSNPIITLPDGTTAQVQGVATIHTSQGEVQALAEVASGAEGTSVAVDLNSVTEATLGQDGQIILTGEDGHGYPVSVSGVITVPVSASMYQTMVANIQSDGTMQVVTPMVQVPKVEPGNGETSIEAVTIQGHPMTMINAAGEHQVLQVISLKDANVLTKAMQAEVVKDEDSQQQQTVSSPE
- the LOC127065708 gene encoding DNA-binding protein P3A2 isoform X2, which gives rise to MVSLPNAESGTMDRISDDDDDEPSSGSETYEEGDLLTAAMDDDVTAQLAAAGPVGVAAAAAIVSAKKRKRPHSFETNPSIRKRQQNRLLRKLRQTIDEFATRVGQQAVVLVATPGKPNSSYKVFGAKPLEDVVKNLRNVIMEELESALAQQAPPPVQDDPSLYELPPLIIDGIPTPVEKMTQAQLRAFIPLMLKYSTGRGKPGWGRDSTRPPWWPKELPWANVRMDARSEDEKQKISWTHALRQIVINCYKFHGREDLLPAFSEEDDKSTVLLQQTTPHSSSHPSHSSSQGQSGQSQQQQTVGVVRLSSTDSSKGNSSPAQIIAASPTALATATQMTAQYPTAVLQTITNPDGTVSIIQVDPSNPIITLPDGTTAQVQGVATIHTSQGEVQALAEVASGAEGTSVAVDLNSVTEATLGQDGQIILTGEDGHGYPVSVSGVITVPVSASMYQTMVANIQSDGTMQVVTPMVQVPKVEPGNGETSIEAVTIQGHPMTMINAAGEHQVLQVISLKDANVLTKAMQAEVVKDEDSQQQQTVSSPE
- the LOC127065708 gene encoding DNA-binding protein P3A2 isoform X1 encodes the protein MVSLPNAESGTMDRISDDDDDEPSSGSETYEEGDLLTAAMDDDVTAQLAAAGWQIKHANGPVGVAAAAAIVSAKKRKRPHSFETNPSIRKRQQNRLLRKLRQTIDEFATRVGQQAVVLVATPGKPNSSYKVFGAKPLEDVVKNLRNVIMEELESALAQQAPPPVQDDPSLYELPPLIIDGIPTPVEKMTQAQLRAFIPLMLKYSTGRGKPGWGRDSTRPPWWPKELPWANVRMDARSEDEKQKISWTHALRQIVINCYKFHGREDLLPAFSEEDDKSTVLLQQTTPHSSSHPSHSSSQGQSGQSQQQQTVGVVRLSSTDSSKGNSSPAQIIAASPTALATATQMTAQYPTAVLQTITNPDGTVSIIQVDPSNPIITLPDGTTAQVQGVATIHTSQGEVQALAEVASGAEGTSVAVDLNSVTEATLGQDGQIILTGEDGHGYPVSVSGVITVPVSASMYQTMVANIQSDGTMQVVTPMVQVPKVEPGNGETSIEAVTIQGHPMTMINAAGEHQVLQVISLKDANVLTKAMQAEVVKDEDSQQQQTVSSPE